The Arachis hypogaea cultivar Tifrunner chromosome 19, arahy.Tifrunner.gnm2.J5K5, whole genome shotgun sequence genome has a window encoding:
- the LOC140182148 gene encoding uncharacterized protein — protein MPKNFELPTGLKSYKGFGDPRVHIKKFQSMMFFNSASDPVLFRSFLTYLDGAALLWFSKIPAGSISSFEDLARSFIDYFAASRIYVHGFDYLSTIKQGQHESLKDYMTKFAKATMEIPDLNPKVHLHTLKSGLRPGKFQETIAITKPKTLEEFREKAAGQMEIEELREARRAEKPQARREDEKHNNTSNQRDSRKPFKLTPKYDSYTQFNTKTEDIIKEILNAKIIKPPSRAGAYQDQRYIDKSKYYAFHQKFGHTTDECVIDKDLLERHTSTIPTPHYLRTLRISGTGTQPGRPRSYINLGGRSPRQESTARPRKQCRRTLLLYISENEIKHKYNAAVLRRAGQFLGGMRFYLRKHLVEDNTRRAPTLPNERCAIPSNRMSQPVSSNTIATIHSDQTEARRCFNESLKNKSANNYKDEQLKEPH, from the exons ATGCCGAAAAACTTCGAGCTCCCCACCGGGCTAAAATCGTACAAAGGGTTCGGCGATCCTCGGGTGCACATAAAAAAGTTTCAGTCCATGATGTTTTTTAACAGTGCCTCTGACCCTGTACTTTTTCGTTCTTTTCTCACTTATTTAGACGGTGCAGCTTTACTTTGGTTTTCCAAGATTCCTGCAGGTTCAATCTCCAGCTTCGAGGACTTGGCGAGGTCCTTCATTGACTATTTTGCAGCCTCCCGAATATATGTCCACGGATTTGACTACCTCAGTACCATCAAACAAGGACAGCACGAGAGTCTAAAGGATTACATGACCAAATTTGCCAAGGCAACTATGGAGATACCCGACCTCAATCCCAAGGTACATCTCCACACGCTTAAAAGTGGTCTGAGGCCAGGAAAATTCCAGGAGACAATAGCTATAACCAAACCAAAGACCCTGGAAGAGTTTCGTGAAAAAGCAGCAGGACAAATGGAAATTGAAGAACTCAGAGAAGCTCGAAGGGCAGAAAAGCCTCAAGCTCGGCGAGAAGACGAGAAGCATAACAATACCTCAAACCAAAGAGATAGCAGAAAGCCTTTCAAACTGACACCTAAGTATGACTCCTACACCCAGTTCAACACCAAGACTGAAGACATCATCAAGGAAATATTGAATGCCAAGATCATTAAGCCACCCAGCCGAGCAGGTGCATATCAAGACCAAAGATACATCGACAAATCAAAATACTACGCGTTCCATCAAAAATTTGGCCACACGACTGATGAATGCGTTATCGACAAGGACCTCCTCGAAAG GCACACATCAACAATCCCCACCCCGCATTACCTTCGAACACTCCGAATATCAGGCACCGGCACCCAACCTGGACGACCCCGTAGTTATATCAATTTAGGCGGGAGATCTCCTCGTCAGGAAAGTACTGCTCGACCCAGGAAGCAGTGCAGACGTACTCTTCTACTCTACATTTCAGAAAATGAAATTAAGCACAAATATAATGCAGCCGTACTTAGGAGAGCTGGTCAGTTTCTCGGTGGAATGCGTTTCTATCTTAGGAAGCATCTGGTTGAAGATAACACTAGGAGAGCACCCACTTTGCCAAACGAAAGATGTGCAATTCCTAGTAATCGAATGTCCCAGCCT GTATCCAGCAACACAATAGCAACAATACATTCTGATCAAACAGAAGCTCGAAGATGTTTCAATGAAAGCCTAAAGAATAAGTCAGCAAACAACTACAAGGACGAGCAACTAAAGGAACCTCATTAA